The genome window TGCTGGCGCAGGCCAAGTCGGTCCCGCAGAACGTGCTGAGCCTGCTGCAGTAACAGCCCGCTCGACACTGGCAAGACCTCGAAGCCCCTCCGCAAGGAGGGGCTTTTTTTGCATCCGCCGTCCAGCAGGCACAGGATTTGCATGGAGATCGTGGCATTCGCCGCATGCGTCTTGCCTCAAGAACGGCGGCGCGCCGCCGATACTCCTATCAACCGCTGGCCGTCTCCGCGCCCGCTATCGTAAGGAAGGCTCTAATGGCTACTTCATCGTTGTCTGCCGTCGGTTCAGGCCTGGACGTCGCCGCGTTCGTCAAGTCATTGGTCTCCTCCGAACGGGCACCTCAGGAAAACCGGATCAATACCGACGGCACCGCCTCCAGCGCCAAACTGTCGGCGCTGAGCACGATCAAGGGCGCACTGTCCAACCTGCAGACGGCGATGGACGCAATCGCCAAGAGCGCCGACAAGGGCGCGGTCAAGGCCACCGTCGCCGATGGCGCCGGCTATACCGCGAGCGTCACCGAAAGCGCCACCGCGGGCAATTACAGCGTGGAGGTGGTGAAGCTGGCCGAACGCCAGAAGCTGACCTCGGCCGCCTATGCCAACAACGCGGTGGTCGGCGACGGCACCTTGACGATCGGCTATGGCGACAAGACGCTTAACATCACCGTGGGCGAGAACAGCAAGCTCAGCGACATCGCCGCCGCGATCAACAAGGCCGCCGGCGGCAGCGGCGTGACCGCCAGCGTGGTCAGCGCCGACGACGGCAACCACCTGGTGCTCAACGCGGTGGATTCCGGTAAGAAGGGCGTGCTGAACATCACCAGCTCCGGTGGCAACGGCGGACTCAGCGCGCTGACCTACAGCAACGGCAGCAGCGGCGGCCTAACCCAGACCGTGGCCGCGGCAGACGCTGTGGTGCGCGTGGACGGTTTCGAGCGGACCTCCAGCAGCAATGCGATCGCCGACCTCGTGCCGGGTGTCACCTTGAACCTGACCAAGGCCGCCGAAGGCACCAAGTACAGCCTGAGCATCGCCAACGACAACACCGCACTGAAGGCGAACCTTACCGCGTTCGTGACCGCCTACAACACCACCAACACCTTGCTGAAGTCTTCCAGCGCCTATAACGCCACCAGCAACAAGGCGTCGGCGCTGACCGGCGACTCGATGGTGCGCGGACTGCAGCAATCGCTACGCAAGCAGATCAGCGACAACGTCGTCGATCTGAAGGCACTGGGCATGACCATCGACAAGAACGGGGTGATGAGCTTCGACAGCGCCAAGTTCGACAGCGCCATGACCAGCGATCCAGCATCAGCCAAGGCGACGTTCGGCACCAAAGGCAGCTTCACCACCGGCATAGACACCCTGCTGGACAGCAACCTCGATGCGGCCAACGGCACCATCACCCAGCGTACCACCGCGCTCAACAAGCACATCGGCGACCTGACCGACCAGCTCAGCAACCTGGACAAGCGGATGGAAACGCTGACCACCAACTACACCGCCAGGTTCACCGCGATGGACGCGATGGTCGCGAAGATGCAATCGATCAGCGACGGACTGTCCAAGCAGTTCTCGTAGCGGCGACGGCAACGGCAGGAAAGACGCTGCCGGCACTCAAGTCCAGGCAAGCAGCTGCCGATATCTTTAGCATCGACAGTCATTCAGGACTGGCAGCACGTACCGTCGCCGCGGCGCCTTCGCCGTCCCGCGCGGCAGCGCGGCACCAGGCCATCCGAGGGAGTTTTCCATGTACGGTTCCAGTCGCCAATACGCCGAGCAATATCGCAAGATGAGCGTGTCCACCAGCATCACCGATGCCAACCCGCACAAGCTGGTGGCCTTGCTGTTCGCTGGCGCCTGCCAGCGTATCCGCCAGGCCCAGGCCTGCCTGGCGCAGGGCGATCAGGCGCGCAAGGGCAAGGCGATCGGCGAGGCTTGCGCCATCGTCGGCCACCTCAACGGCTCGCTGGACCACGAGGCCGGCGGCGAAATCGCGAATAACCTGTCGGCGTTGTACGACTACGTGATGCACCGGCTCACCGAAGCCAATCTGCACAACGACGACAGCGCGCTGGTCGAATCGCTGGAACTGCTCAGCGAGATCGATGCGGCGTGGAACGCCATTCCCGTCCAGCAGCGCGAACTCGCCGCGGTCGCCGCCCTATGATCGCCGTCAGCATCGAAGCGTTGCATGCAGAACTGCAGCAACTGCAGCAGGTGCTGCAGGGCGATGACCACGCGCTGGCCGAGCGCATGGTGTCCGAGCACGACCAGCATCTGCGCCAATACCTGAAGCAGGCCGTCAGCGACGTCTCCCGCGACGGCATCGGTTCGCTGCTGAAACTGCAGCAAGCGGTGATCGCGCAGATGCTGCAGGCGCGCGACGACGCCGGCGACTGGCTGCGCGCCAGCCGCGTGTCCAACAATGCCGCGCGCGCCTACTCGCAGGCCGGATCGCTGAGATGAACAGCGCCTCCGACGTCGCCGTCCACCACCCAGCCGAAGTCGAGTTGTTCCACGACACCCTCAGCTGCGAACTGGCGTTGCCGGCCGACTTCAGGCTCGGCAACAGCGTCGGCCGCTTCGGCGCCGGCGAAGCCCTGTTGCGCAGCCTGGCCCAGGTCGAAGACCTGCGCAGCGAAGACGGCGGCGAAGAGCGCAGCGAGCAACCGCTGCAGTTGCAGCGCATGGACGCCAAGCTCGACTTGATGCTGGTGCTGCTCGGCCGCCTGGCCCGGCAGCACGAGGAAGGTTTGCCGTTGCGCCCGCTACGATGGTCGCACCGAGGCTTGAGACTCGAATTGGGATCGCGTTCGGGCGCCCTTCCCGGCGCCGCCGGCCTGCTGCGCCTGCAGCCCTCGGACTGGCTGCCCGACCATCTCGAATTGCCGGTCCAGGTCGTGGCCGAAGCCGCCAGCGGCGGCGGTTTCCATCTCTGGCTACGATTCGAGACACAGCCGCCAAGCTTACAGGAAGCACTGGAACGGCACCTGTTTCGCCTGCATCGGAGGCAGATCGCCGACAACCGGCGCGGGCGCTGAGCCGACGCACGGTTGGCGGCGACCGCGCGCTCGGCTAAGGTGCGGGGCTAGAGAAAGAGACCTTCCCACCGTGCGAGTCATCATCGTCGACGATCACACCCTGGTCCGCGCCGGCCTGAGCCGGCTGTTGCAAACGTTCACGGACGTCGACGTGGTCGCCGAGGCCAGCAATGCGCAGCAGGCGGTGGACCTGGCCACCCTGCACCGCCCCGACCTGGTGCTGATGGACCTGTCGCTGCCCGGGCGCAGCGGCCTGGACGCGCTGACCGACGTGCTGCAGACCTCGCCCAAGACCCGCGTGGTGATGATGTCGATGCACGACGATCCAGTACACGTGCGCGATGCGCTGGACCGCGGCGCCACCGGCTTCGTGGTCAAGGACGCGGCGCCGCTGGAGCTGGAACTGGCGCTGCGTGCGGCCAGCGTCAACCAGATGTTCCTGAGCCCGCAGATTTCTTCGAAGATGATCGCGCCGATGCTCGGCCGCGAACGCCCGGTCGGCGTCGCCGCGCTGTCGCCGCGGCAGCGCGAGATCCTGCGCCAGATCGGCCGTGGCCAGAACAACAAGGAAATCGCCTCGGATCTGGGAATCAGCGTTAAGACCGTCGAAACCCACCGCGCGCGGATGATGGAGTCGCTGGGCTGCCGCCGCGCCAACGATCTGGTCCTACTGGCCGCGCGCCACCAGAACGAACTGATCTGAGGCCGGCAACGGGTTCCCGACGCGTCACACTGGCATGCCGCTTGCCTTAACCGGTCAGCTGCCGCCGTGAAACCGGCGAGGCCCGCCAGCCTTGGTTCCAGCGCGCCGACCAACCGCCGCTCCCTACATCGGCGTAAGGATTTTCCTTACAGAGTGTCGGGCATTTGACTACATCACGCAGAAACGTCCTGATTCTGTTACCGTCAGGTGGTAAGCACTATGCATTCCACGGGCGCCGGAGGGTTGGCGCCAAACCGAGGAAGTTCGCATGAAGCCGACCGTCACCACTCAGCTAGGCCAGCAACTCCACCTGACCCCGCAATTGCTGCAGTCGATCCGGCTGCTGCAACTGGATGGGATGCAACTGGAAATGGAAATCCGGCGCGCGCTGGAAACCAATCCATTGCTGGAACTGGAAGAGCCGGAAGGTGTGCTCGAGCCGGTGCTCGACCACGACAACGCGCTGGAAACCGCCGCGTTCGACGAACTGCCCGAATCCTCGATGTGGGACATTCCCGCCGCCGGCTGGAGCGAGGGCGAAGACGACCGCATGCAGCGCATCGCGGCCGGCGAGTCCACCGATCCGCAACTGCGCGTGCTGCAGCGCCTGGCGCTGGAACTGGACGAATCCGCATTGGAAGTGGCCGCGTTCTGGCTGGAGCACAGCGACGACGCCGGGTATCTCGACGGCGCGCTGGACACGCTGACCCTGCTCGCCTGCGCACGCTTCGACCGCTCCGCCGCGCAGGTGGAAGCGATCCGCCAGCGGCTGCTGCACGGAGACCCCGCCGGCCTGGCTTCCTGCGACCTGCGCGAATGCCTGAGCGTGCAGCTGGCCGCCCTGCCCGGCCGCGTCGCCGGCCGCCATCTGGCCACGCGCCTCCTCGCCGGCGACCTGAATCTGCTCGCCAGCCACGATTACCCGTTGCTCGCGCGCCAGCTCGATGCCGAGGCGGACGACGTACGCGAGGCGGTGCGGCTGATCCTGTCGCTGCAGCCGCGTCCGGGCGACAGCCTGCTGCCGGAGAACCTGGGCCACGTGATTCCCGACGTGGTCGCTTGGCATAGCGACGGCACCTGGCGGGTCGCGCTGAACCCGGCCACCACCCACCGCGTCAGCGTTAATCCGATGCACGAGCGCGCCCTGGCCGAGGCCGGCGAGGCCGCGGCGCCGCTGCGCGAAATGCTGCAGGAGGCGCGCTGGCTGACCCGCGGCCTGTCGATGCGCTACGAGACCCTGCTGCGCACCACCCGCGCCATCGTCGAGCGCCAGGCCGTGTTCCTGGTCAAGGGCGAGGAAGCGATGGCGCCGCTGACCCTGAAGGAAGTGGCCGACGCGATCGGCATGCACGAATCCACCGTATCGCGCATCACCACCGGCAAATACCTGCAGACTCCGCGTGGTACCTTCGAACTGAAGCATTTTTTCGCCGTGCGCCTGGAAGGCGCGGCGGTCTCGGGCCAGGCGGTACGCGCAATGGTGCGGCGCCTGATCGAATCCGAGCCCGCGGGGCGACCGCTGGCCGACGAGGCGATCGCCGCGCTGCTATCGCGACAGGGCGTGAACGTGGCCAGGCGTACGGTGGCCAAGTACCGCGAACAACTCGATATCGCCCCCGCCCGCGAACGCCGTCGCGCCAAGCCGCTGCTGGCCCGAGCGAGCTAAGGAAACAATGCACATGAACAAACTGTCCGTGCTTCTGGTCGACGACCACGAAGGTTTCATCAACGCGGCGATGCGCCACTTCCGCAAGCTCGACTGGATGGAAGTGATCGGCAGCGCCGCCAACGGCCTGGAGGCGATCGAGCGCTCCGAGTCGCTGCGCCCGCAGGTGGTGCTGATGGATCTGGCCATGCCGGAGATGGGCGGCCTGCAGGCCACGCGCCTGATCAAGACCCAGGACCAGGCCCCGTACATCGTGATCGCCAGCCATTTCGACGATGCCGAGCACCGCGAGCACGCCATGCGCGCCGGTGCCGACAACTTCGTCAGCAAGCTGTCTTACATCCAGGAAGTGATGCCGATCCTGGAGGGCTTACGCACAGAGGGAGTAGCGGCATGAGCGAATCGCGGATCCTGGTGATCGACGACGACGCGGTTCGCGCCGAGCGCACGGTGAGCCTGCTCGAATTCATGGACCTCAACCCGCGCTGGGTGACCGACGTGGCCGACGTCAACCCTGGCCGCCACCGGCAGAGCGAGTGGATGGCGATCCTGGTCGGCGGACTCGACGACCAAGCCCAGGCCGACGCGTTCTTCGGCTGGGTCGCGCGCAGTCCGCTGCCGCCGCCTGTGCTGCTGCTCAACGGCGAGGCGCAGGCGTTCGCGCAGCGCCACGGCCTACACGAGGCCAACGTGTGGCAGCTGGAAGCGCCGCTGCGCCACGCGCAGCTGGAAACCCTACTGCGCCGAGCCAGCCTCAAGCGTCTGGACGCAGAGCACCAAGCCGGCGCGGTGCAGGACAGCGGCCCGACCGGCAACAGCGACGCGGTGGTGCGGCTGCGGCGGCTGATCGACCAGGTCGCCGCGTTCGACACCACCGTGCTGGTGCTGGGCGAGTCCGGCACCGGCAAGGAAGTGGTGGCCCGCGCGATCCACCAGCAATCGCCGCGCCGCGACGGCCCGTTCGTGGCGATCAATTGCGGCGCGATCCCGCCGGATCTGCTGGAAAGCGAACTGTTCGGCCATGAGAAAGGCTCCTTCACCGGCGCGCTGTCCGCGCGCAAGGGCCGTTTCGAGATGGCCGAGGGCGGCACCCTGCTGCTCGACGAGATCGGCGACATGAGCCTGCCGATGCAGGTCAAGCTGCTGCGCGTGCTGCAGGAACGCAGCTTTGAGCGGGTCGGCGGCAACGTCACCATCCGCTGCAACGTGCGCGTGATCGCCGCCACCCACCGTAATCTGGAAGAGCGCATCGCCGGCAACCAGTTCCGCGAGGACCTGTTCTACCGGCTCAACGTGTTCCCGATCGAGATGCCCGCGCTGCGCGAGCGCAGCGACGACCTGCCGGCACTGGTCAACACCATCGCCGCGCAGTTGGCGCGGACCGGGCGCGGCGAAGTGCGCTTTTCCGAAGAAGCGCTGCAGGCGCTGCGCGGCTACGACTGGCCGGGCAACGTACGCGAGCTGACCAACCTGGTCGAGCGCCTGGCGGTGCTGCATCCCAGCGGCCTGGTGCGGGTGCAGGACCTGCCGGCGCGCTACCGCGGCGACTTCGCCTCCTCGATCGACGTGTCGGCACCGCCGGCGCCGATCGCCGCGCCGGATCCGCGCCGCCTGCCCAACGTGGTCGACCTGCACGTCGGTCCCAAGGCGCTGTCCGATCCGTCCGAGTCGGCCGCACAGGCCGCCGCGACGCTGCCGGAGAGTGGACTGGACCTGCGCGGGCACATGGCCAACATCGAACTGGCGCTGATCAACGAAGCGCTGGAGCGCACCCAAGGCGTGGTCGCGCATGCGGCGCAGCTGCTGGGCCTGCGTCGCACCACGCTGGTGGAGAAATTGCGCAAGTACGGCATCGACCGCGACCAGACCGAACTGGCCAGCTGAGGCCGCGGCCGGGGTCACCGCGTCGGCGCGCGCTTGCTGCGCTAGGCAACGACCGCGGTTCGAAACTGAAGTACCCTCACCCTTCGCATCGCATTGCTTGCCGGACGCGCCTCCGGGCGCACGATGGATGCGTCCGTGTCGCAGGCGATGGGGATCGCAGCGCGCCACGCTTCATGGCAGCCCTCGCGGAAGCAGTGGACACCTCTGTTGGCATATGGCTTGCTTGCAGAACAGGAACCACGTCGCAACGCGTCGCGCCGCGGATTTTCCACACGCACCCATGCAGGCCACCATGCCCATTCCCGTCACCAGCCCGCTGCTGCCTCCCCTGGACGAGTTCGTGCCGTACCTGGAGAAGATCTGGAGCAGCCGCATCCTGACCAATGGCGGCCAAATGCACCAGGCGCTGGAAAAGGCGCTGGCGGAGTACCTGGGCGTCGGCCATCTGGCGCTGTTGACCAACGGCACGCTGGCCTTGCTCACCGCGCTGCAGGCGCTGCGCGTCACCGGCGAGGTAATTACCACGCCCTACTCGTTCGTGGCCACCGCGCACGCGCTGCTTTGGAAAGGGATCAAGCCGGTGTTCGTCGATATCGACCCGGTCACCCTGAACCTGGATCCGCACAAGATCGAGGCGGCGATCACCCCGCAGACCACCGCGATCATGCCGGTGCACTGCTACGGCACGCCCTGCGACACCACCGCGATCGAGCGCATCGCCGACACCTACAACCTCAAGGTGATCTACGACGCCGCGCACGCCTTCGGGGTCAAGGACGACGGCGGTTCGATCCTGCGCCACGGCGACCTCAGCGTGCTCAGCTTTCACGCCACCAAGGTGTTCAACACCTTCGAGGGCGGTGCCATCGTCTGCCCCGACGCCAAGACCTACCAGCGCATCAGCCGCTTGAAGAACTTCGGCTTCGTCGACGAGACCACGGTAGTGGCCACCGGCATCAACGGCAAGATGAGCGAAGTGAACGCCGCCTTCGGCCTGCTGCAACTGCAGCACATCGATAGCGCGCTGGCGCAACGCCGCGAGATCGACGCCGACTACCGGCGACGCCTGGCGCAGGTCCCCGGCGTCCGTTGCCTGGCGCCGCGCTCGCCGGAAATGGCCAACTACGCCTCGTTCCCGATCCTGATCGAGGACGACTTTCCGCTGACCCGCGACGGCCTGCATCAACTGATGCGCGAGCACGAGATCCTGGTGCGCCGCTACTTCTATCCGCTGATCAGCGATTTCCCGATGTACCGCGGCCTGCCCTCGGCCGCGCCGGCCGGATTGCCGGTCGCGCGACAGATGGCAGAACGGGTGCTGTGCCTGCCGATCTATCCGGGCCTGAGCGACGGCGACGTGCAGACCATCGCCGGCCTGATCGCCAGCGCCGGCAGCGCAAGTTCAACCGCTGCAAAGACCGGCCGTCGGCTCCCGACGGCCCCCTCCTCCGACCACCCCGTGGAACAAGAATGAGCCAAGCAACGTTTATCGAGAATTTCCTGTCGGCGACCGATTTCCAGACTCCGGTCGAGGTGACGACGGACACCGTGCTGCGCGAGCTTCCCGAATGGGATTCGCTGGCCGCACTCGGTGTGATCGTGATGTTCGACATGGAATACGGCAAGACCATCACCGGCGAACACCTGGCCGCCGCCGTCACCGTCGGCGACCTCTACCAGCTGACCGAGGCGTAGCATGCCGACCTCCACCCTGCACAACGTGCGCTTTGCCGGCATGGCGACCTGCGTGCCCAAGCGCATCGTCTCCAACCTGACCGATTGCCGGCCGCAGATCCGTTCCGAGCGCGAGCGGCTGGTGCGCAACATCGGCATCGAGACCCGGCGCATGGCGCAGGAGTGGCAGTGTTTTTCCGATCTGGCGTTCGATGCCGCGCAGGGCCTGATCGAACGGCTGAAATGGCAGCGCGAGGAGATCGATGCGCTGATCGTGGTCACCCAGTCGCCGGACTATCCGATCCCGGCGACCGCGATCATCCTGCAGGACCGGCTGGGCCTGTCGCATGCCACCGTCGCCTTCGACGTCAACCTGGGCTGCTCGGCCTATCCGTTCGGCATCAACCTGCTGGGCTCGATGATCGCCGCCGGCGGGGTCAAGAAGGGCCTGCTGCTGGTGGGCGACCGCAGCGCGAATCTGGAGGACCCGATCTTCTCCGATTCCGGCACCGCCACCGCGCTGGAATTCAGCGCCGACGCCGCGCCGATGTATTTCGACCTCAACAGCGACGGCAGCGGCTACAAGGCGATCATCCTGCCGGTGGGCGGCCATCGCGAGCCGGTCGCCATCCAGCACCTGATGCCGTTCCGCGCCGACGAGAACGATTACTGGCACCGCGGCGTGGACCTGCAGCTGGACGGCGTGGCGGTGCTGAGCTTCTCCACCCAGCGGGTGCCGCAGGCGGTGCAGAAACTGCTCGACTACACCGGCGTGTCCAAGAACGAGATCGACTACTTCGTATTCCACCAGGCCAACCGGATGATCAACGAGACCATCCGCAAAAAGCTCGGCCTGCCGGTGGAGAAAGTGCCTTCGACCCTGCGCGACTTCGGCAACACCAGCGGCGCCTCGCTGCCGGTGACCATGACCGCGCGGATCAACAAGGAACTGGAATCGGGACGCAAGCGTGTGCTTCTGTGCGGCTTCGGCATCGGCCTGTCGTGGGGCAGCTGCCTGCTGGACATCGAGGGCGCGGTGTTTCCTGATCTGATCGAGTCGTGAGCATGATGTCTGTCGCAACGACCGACGCCTTCGGGCTGCAGGGCAAGACCATCCTGATAACCGGCGCCTCCTCGGGCATCGGCGCCGCCGTGGCCGCGCTGTGTGCGCGCCTGGGCGCGACGCTGGTGCTCAACGGGCGCGACGAGGACCGCCTGCAGGCGGTCGCCGACGCGCTGCACGGCGACGGCCACCGCAGCGTTGTCGGCGACCTCACCGAAGAGACCACACGCATCCGCCTGCTGGAAGCCGCAGAGCGCTACCACGGCCTGGCCTCGTGCGCCGGCATCGCCGCGCTGGTTCCGTTCCGCATGGCCGCTGAGAAACACCTGCAACAGATGCTGGCGGTGAACTACCTGGCGCCGATCGGCCTGACCCAGCAGTTGCTGGCCAAGCGCCGGCTGCACGAGGGCGCCTCGCTGGTGTACGTCTCCGCGTTGACCGCGCGCGCCGCGCCGCAAGCC of Xanthomonas translucens pv. cerealis contains these proteins:
- the fliD gene encoding flagellar filament capping protein FliD; amino-acid sequence: MATSSLSAVGSGLDVAAFVKSLVSSERAPQENRINTDGTASSAKLSALSTIKGALSNLQTAMDAIAKSADKGAVKATVADGAGYTASVTESATAGNYSVEVVKLAERQKLTSAAYANNAVVGDGTLTIGYGDKTLNITVGENSKLSDIAAAINKAAGGSGVTASVVSADDGNHLVLNAVDSGKKGVLNITSSGGNGGLSALTYSNGSSGGLTQTVAAADAVVRVDGFERTSSSNAIADLVPGVTLNLTKAAEGTKYSLSIANDNTALKANLTAFVTAYNTTNTLLKSSSAYNATSNKASALTGDSMVRGLQQSLRKQISDNVVDLKALGMTIDKNGVMSFDSAKFDSAMTSDPASAKATFGTKGSFTTGIDTLLDSNLDAANGTITQRTTALNKHIGDLTDQLSNLDKRMETLTTNYTARFTAMDAMVAKMQSISDGLSKQFS
- the fliS gene encoding flagellar export chaperone FliS is translated as MYGSSRQYAEQYRKMSVSTSITDANPHKLVALLFAGACQRIRQAQACLAQGDQARKGKAIGEACAIVGHLNGSLDHEAGGEIANNLSALYDYVMHRLTEANLHNDDSALVESLELLSEIDAAWNAIPVQQRELAAVAAL
- a CDS encoding PilZ domain-containing protein, producing the protein MNSASDVAVHHPAEVELFHDTLSCELALPADFRLGNSVGRFGAGEALLRSLAQVEDLRSEDGGEERSEQPLQLQRMDAKLDLMLVLLGRLARQHEEGLPLRPLRWSHRGLRLELGSRSGALPGAAGLLRLQPSDWLPDHLELPVQVVAEAASGGGFHLWLRFETQPPSLQEALERHLFRLHRRQIADNRRGR
- a CDS encoding response regulator: MRVIIVDDHTLVRAGLSRLLQTFTDVDVVAEASNAQQAVDLATLHRPDLVLMDLSLPGRSGLDALTDVLQTSPKTRVVMMSMHDDPVHVRDALDRGATGFVVKDAAPLELELALRAASVNQMFLSPQISSKMIAPMLGRERPVGVAALSPRQREILRQIGRGQNNKEIASDLGISVKTVETHRARMMESLGCRRANDLVLLAARHQNELI
- the rpoN gene encoding RNA polymerase factor sigma-54, which gives rise to MKPTVTTQLGQQLHLTPQLLQSIRLLQLDGMQLEMEIRRALETNPLLELEEPEGVLEPVLDHDNALETAAFDELPESSMWDIPAAGWSEGEDDRMQRIAAGESTDPQLRVLQRLALELDESALEVAAFWLEHSDDAGYLDGALDTLTLLACARFDRSAAQVEAIRQRLLHGDPAGLASCDLRECLSVQLAALPGRVAGRHLATRLLAGDLNLLASHDYPLLARQLDAEADDVREAVRLILSLQPRPGDSLLPENLGHVIPDVVAWHSDGTWRVALNPATTHRVSVNPMHERALAEAGEAAAPLREMLQEARWLTRGLSMRYETLLRTTRAIVERQAVFLVKGEEAMAPLTLKEVADAIGMHESTVSRITTGKYLQTPRGTFELKHFFAVRLEGAAVSGQAVRAMVRRLIESEPAGRPLADEAIAALLSRQGVNVARRTVAKYREQLDIAPARERRRAKPLLARAS
- a CDS encoding response regulator — encoded protein: MNKLSVLLVDDHEGFINAAMRHFRKLDWMEVIGSAANGLEAIERSESLRPQVVLMDLAMPEMGGLQATRLIKTQDQAPYIVIASHFDDAEHREHAMRAGADNFVSKLSYIQEVMPILEGLRTEGVAA
- a CDS encoding sigma-54 dependent transcriptional regulator; protein product: MSESRILVIDDDAVRAERTVSLLEFMDLNPRWVTDVADVNPGRHRQSEWMAILVGGLDDQAQADAFFGWVARSPLPPPVLLLNGEAQAFAQRHGLHEANVWQLEAPLRHAQLETLLRRASLKRLDAEHQAGAVQDSGPTGNSDAVVRLRRLIDQVAAFDTTVLVLGESGTGKEVVARAIHQQSPRRDGPFVAINCGAIPPDLLESELFGHEKGSFTGALSARKGRFEMAEGGTLLLDEIGDMSLPMQVKLLRVLQERSFERVGGNVTIRCNVRVIAATHRNLEERIAGNQFREDLFYRLNVFPIEMPALRERSDDLPALVNTIAAQLARTGRGEVRFSEEALQALRGYDWPGNVRELTNLVERLAVLHPSGLVRVQDLPARYRGDFASSIDVSAPPAPIAAPDPRRLPNVVDLHVGPKALSDPSESAAQAAATLPESGLDLRGHMANIELALINEALERTQGVVAHAAQLLGLRRTTLVEKLRKYGIDRDQTELAS
- a CDS encoding DegT/DnrJ/EryC1/StrS family aminotransferase, which gives rise to MPIPVTSPLLPPLDEFVPYLEKIWSSRILTNGGQMHQALEKALAEYLGVGHLALLTNGTLALLTALQALRVTGEVITTPYSFVATAHALLWKGIKPVFVDIDPVTLNLDPHKIEAAITPQTTAIMPVHCYGTPCDTTAIERIADTYNLKVIYDAAHAFGVKDDGGSILRHGDLSVLSFHATKVFNTFEGGAIVCPDAKTYQRISRLKNFGFVDETTVVATGINGKMSEVNAAFGLLQLQHIDSALAQRREIDADYRRRLAQVPGVRCLAPRSPEMANYASFPILIEDDFPLTRDGLHQLMREHEILVRRYFYPLISDFPMYRGLPSAAPAGLPVARQMAERVLCLPIYPGLSDGDVQTIAGLIASAGSASSTAAKTGRRLPTAPSSDHPVEQE
- a CDS encoding acyl carrier protein produces the protein MSQATFIENFLSATDFQTPVEVTTDTVLRELPEWDSLAALGVIVMFDMEYGKTITGEHLAAAVTVGDLYQLTEA
- a CDS encoding ketoacyl-ACP synthase III — encoded protein: MPTSTLHNVRFAGMATCVPKRIVSNLTDCRPQIRSERERLVRNIGIETRRMAQEWQCFSDLAFDAAQGLIERLKWQREEIDALIVVTQSPDYPIPATAIILQDRLGLSHATVAFDVNLGCSAYPFGINLLGSMIAAGGVKKGLLLVGDRSANLEDPIFSDSGTATALEFSADAAPMYFDLNSDGSGYKAIILPVGGHREPVAIQHLMPFRADENDYWHRGVDLQLDGVAVLSFSTQRVPQAVQKLLDYTGVSKNEIDYFVFHQANRMINETIRKKLGLPVEKVPSTLRDFGNTSGASLPVTMTARINKELESGRKRVLLCGFGIGLSWGSCLLDIEGAVFPDLIES
- a CDS encoding SDR family NAD(P)-dependent oxidoreductase — protein: MSVATTDAFGLQGKTILITGASSGIGAAVAALCARLGATLVLNGRDEDRLQAVADALHGDGHRSVVGDLTEETTRIRLLEAAERYHGLASCAGIAALVPFRMAAEKHLQQMLAVNYLAPIGLTQQLLAKRRLHEGASLVYVSALTARAAPQASAGYAGSKAALEAAVRSFALEQAKHRIRANCIAPGYVDTPMLSRLGSTADMDDKIALTPLGRIDPADIANGAAYLLSDASRWITRSTLTIDGGLSLPIRL